In the genome of Roseovarius sp. Pro17, the window CAAGGCGGATCGAGACGGTCGGCTTCGTCGGCTATGATGAACATTTGACCAGCCACGTTCACACCCGTGTCGAGGGCTGGATCGAGGCGCTCAATGTGCGGGCTGTTGGCGACCCCGTCGAGAAGGGCGATATCCTGTTCGAGATGTTCTCGCCCGTGATCGGATCGTCCAGCAGCGATCTGGTCCGCGCGATAGAGGCCGGTGACAAAAGAATCATCGACGCCGCGCGAAACGCCTTGCGCAGCCAGGGGATGTCGGATGAGCAGATCACCCGGATCGAGGCGAGCGGCACGTCTGTGCGCAATCTCGAAGTTCTGGCGCCACAGGACGGCGTCGTCATCTCGCTTGACGCGGCGGACGGGATGTTCCTGCAACCTGGAACCCGTGCCGTCTCGCTGACCGATCTCAGTGCCGTCTGGCTGATCGTTGACGTGTTCGAGCGGGACATCGCGCGGCTGACCGAAGACATGCGTGCCGTCGCCACGTTCGACCATCTGAGTGGCCGCACCTTCGAAGGTGAAATCGATTACGTCTACCCCGAGCTCGACTCCGAGACGCGCACTCTGCCCGTGCGTCTGCAGTTCAACAATTCCGAAGGGCTCTTGCGGCCCAACATGTTCGGCACTGTCAGCCTGATCCCAAACGAGACGCGCATGGCGCTGACAATCCCAACCGAAGCGATCATCCGCACCGGGTCCGCCGAACGCGTCATCCTGAAAACCGGCGAAGGTACGTACAAACCGCGCCTCGTCACGACGGGGCTGCGCGACGAATTCGGCGAAGGCGGACGTACCGAAGTGGTTCAGGGCCTCGCTCCGGGCGAAGAGGTCGTCGCGTCGGCGCAATTCCTGATCGACAGCGAAAGCGCGCTGAGCGCCGGATTGAAGCGCATGGCGCCAACGGACGACGCGCCTGCCGACGGGACGGGTGAGTTGATTGCATTGGATCAAGAGGCGCGGATCGCGACGATCCGGCACGGCGCGCACGACGCGCTGGACTGGCCTGCGATGAGCTCGCGCTTTGCGGTGCGCGCGGATGTCGCGCTGGATGGTTTGCAGATCGGCCAGAACGTCGCCTTTCGCGCCGCGCGAGGCGCGGACGGGTTGCTGGGGCTCATTGCGCTGGGGAGCGATGATGGTGTTGCGGCAACAGGCAACGGGAGGGTTGTCGCGCTCACGGCTGATGGAAAACTGACGCTCGCCCATGATCCCATTCCAGAACTAGGCTGGCCTGCGATGCAGATGGATATGCCCGTCGCGGGGTTTGACCCTGCTTCGGTTCCGCTGGATGCGCCGGTCGAATTTGATCTGTCCGAGGGCCAGGACGGCGTGTTCACGGTGGTGGCCGTTCGCGGCGAAGGCACGGACAGCGGCGACGACATGGCACATGACACGCCGATGACGGATTCTGCAGCCAAGGCCGCGCCGGACGCAGGCACGACACCGCCCATAACCGTACCCGGCACCATCGACGCCATCGATCCGGCCGCGCGAACGGCAACCATCACCCATGGCCCAATCACCGAAACCGGGATGCCCGGCATGACGATGGATTTCGCGATTGACCTTTCGGTAGATGCCTCGACCTTGCCCGAAGGCCGTGAGGTCACCCTGAAGTTTCGGCAAAATCCTGATTTCTCGATGACCCTCGTCGGCAGCGGGCCAGAGACGGAGACCACTCAATGATCCGTGCCATAATCCGTGCGTCGATTGCCAACCGCGTCATCATTCTGGCGCTGGCGATCATGATGGGCGTCGTGGGCGTCTGGGCTATCCGCGAGACGCCGGTGGATGCCATTCCCGATCTGTCCGACGTGCAGGTGATCGTGCGCACCCCCTATGCCGGTCAGGCGCCGCAAGTCGTCGAAGATCAGATCACCTATCCGATTGCGACCGCCATGCTGGCCGTACCCGGCGCCAGCGCCGTGCGCGGCTTTTCGTTCTTTGGTGACAGCTATGTCTACGTGGTCTTCGAGGATGGCACCGATCTGTATTGGGCGCGCACACGGGTGCTGGAATACCTCGGCCAGATCACGGCAAACTTGCCCGAAGACGTGTCACCTCAGCTCGGGCCCGATGCGACTGGCGTGGGCTGGATCTATCAATATGCCCTCATTGATCGCACCGGCGGGCATGATCTGTCCGAACTACGCACATTGCAGGACTGGTTCCTGAAATACGAATTGCAGACCGTCGATGGCGTGTCCGAGGTTGCCACGATCGGCGGCATGGTCAAGCAGTATCAGGTCGTCGTCGATCCGAACAAGCTGCGCGCCTACGACGTGACACTTGCCCAGATCCGCAGCGCCATCGAGGACGCGAACCGCGAGACCGGCGGCAGCGTGATCGAGATGGGCGAGGCCGAGTACATGGTCCGCTCTACTGGCTACATCAACGAGTTGTCCGACCTTGCAAAGGCCCCGCTGATGGTGAACGCGCGGGGGGCGGCCGTCACATTGGGGGACGTGGCCGATATCCGCCTCGGTCCCGAGATGCGCCGCGGCGTGGGAGAATTCAATGGTGAGGGCGACGCGGTGGGCGGCGTCGTCATCCTGCGCTGGGGCGGTAACGCGCTGGCCACTATCAAGGCCGTCGAGGCGCGCATCGAAGAACTGCGCACCAGCCTGCCCGAGGGGGTCGAGATCGTCACCACCTATAACAGGGCGGGCGTGATCGAACGCGCCATCGACAACCTGCGCAAGAAGCTGACCGAGGAATTCATCGTCGTCATTCTGGTCTGCGCGGCGTTCCTTCTGCATATCCGCTCATCGCTGGTCATTCTGGTGTCGCTGCCACTGGGCATTTCCGCCGCCTTCATCGTCATGAAATTGCAGGGCGTAAATGCGAACATCATGTCTCTGGGCGGGATCGCCATCGCCATCGGCGCGATGGTGGATGCGGCCATCGTGATGATCGAGGCGATGCACCGAAGGCTGGAAAAGGAGAAACTGACCAACGAGAACCGCTGGCGGATCGTCGGCGAATGCGCCTCCGAAGTAGGACCGGCGCTGTTCTATTCCCTCGCGATCATCACCGTCAGTTTCCTGCCCGTCTTCGTATTGGAAAGCCAGGAAGGACGGCTGTTCAAACCGCTGGCCTTCACCAAGACCTACGCGATGGCCGCGGCGGCGATCCTGTCCATCACGCTTGTGCCGGTACTGATGGGATATTTCGTGCGTGGGCACATCGTGCCGGAGCGAAAGAACCCGCTGAACCGGATCATCATCTGGATCTACCGCCCGTTTCTGGATGCTGCCGTCGCCTGGCCCTGGGCGACGACACTGCTGGCGGGTCTGGTTGTGGCATCGATGTGGTGGCCGTTGCAGCGGATCGGAAGCGAGTTCATGCCCGAATTGAACGAGGGCGATTTTCTCTACATGCCGACACTCTATCCGGGCATCTCCATCGGAAAGGCGCGCGAGGTTCTGCAACAGACCGACCGGATGATCGCCACGATCCCCGAGGTAAAGACCGTTCATGGCAAGCTGGGCCGCGCGGACACCGCAACCGACCCCGCGCCCCTGACGATGATCGAAACGACAATCCAGCTGAAGCCCGAGGCGGAGTGGCGCACGGGCATGACCATGGAAGGAATCCGCAATGCTCTGGACAAGGCCGTGCAGATTCCCGGCGTGACCAACGTCTGGATCCAGCCCATCAAGAACCGCATCGACATGCTGGCCACCGGCATCAAGACGCCGGTGGGCGTCAAGATCTCCGGCGCCGATCTGCGCGTGATCGAAGAGATCGGGATCGAGGTGGAACGCGCTGTCGCCAGCGTGGAAGGCACCGCGTCGGCCTATGCCGAACGGCCGATCGGCGGACGTTTCATCGAGATCAACGTCGATCGCGACGCGGCCGGGCGCTATATGATGAGCGTGCGGGACGTTCAGGACGTGGTTCAGACCGCCATAGGCGGGATGCAGGTCTCGGAATCCGTCGAGGGGCTGGAGCGCTATCCGATCAATATGCGCTATCCGCAGGAATGGCGCGACAGTCCCGAAACCTTGCGCGATCTGCCCGTCGTCACACCGTCGGGCGCGCATATCCCGCTCGGGGCGTTGGCCGAGGTAAAGATCGTTGACGGTCCTGCCATGATCCGTTCCGAAAACGCCCGGCGCACCGGTTTCGTCTTCATCGATATCGCCGGTCGCGATCTGGGCGGATATGTGAAAGAGGCCCGCGCATTGGTGGCCGATCAGGTCACGCTGCCGCCGGGCTATTCGATCACCTGGTCAGGCCAGTACGAGTATATCGAACGGATGCAGGAACGGCTGACGCTGGTCGCCCCCGCGACACTGCTGATCATAACCCTGATGCTGTTCCTGGCGTTCAACCGGATCATCGAAGTCGGCATCATCCTTGCTGCCCTGCCCGTGGCCCTGGCGGGGGGCGTATGGTTCCTTTG includes:
- a CDS encoding CusA/CzcA family heavy metal efflux RND transporter → MIRAIIRASIANRVIILALAIMMGVVGVWAIRETPVDAIPDLSDVQVIVRTPYAGQAPQVVEDQITYPIATAMLAVPGASAVRGFSFFGDSYVYVVFEDGTDLYWARTRVLEYLGQITANLPEDVSPQLGPDATGVGWIYQYALIDRTGGHDLSELRTLQDWFLKYELQTVDGVSEVATIGGMVKQYQVVVDPNKLRAYDVTLAQIRSAIEDANRETGGSVIEMGEAEYMVRSTGYINELSDLAKAPLMVNARGAAVTLGDVADIRLGPEMRRGVGEFNGEGDAVGGVVILRWGGNALATIKAVEARIEELRTSLPEGVEIVTTYNRAGVIERAIDNLRKKLTEEFIVVILVCAAFLLHIRSSLVILVSLPLGISAAFIVMKLQGVNANIMSLGGIAIAIGAMVDAAIVMIEAMHRRLEKEKLTNENRWRIVGECASEVGPALFYSLAIITVSFLPVFVLESQEGRLFKPLAFTKTYAMAAAAILSITLVPVLMGYFVRGHIVPERKNPLNRIIIWIYRPFLDAAVAWPWATTLLAGLVVASMWWPLQRIGSEFMPELNEGDFLYMPTLYPGISIGKAREVLQQTDRMIATIPEVKTVHGKLGRADTATDPAPLTMIETTIQLKPEAEWRTGMTMEGIRNALDKAVQIPGVTNVWIQPIKNRIDMLATGIKTPVGVKISGADLRVIEEIGIEVERAVASVEGTASAYAERPIGGRFIEINVDRDAAGRYMMSVRDVQDVVQTAIGGMQVSESVEGLERYPINMRYPQEWRDSPETLRDLPVVTPSGAHIPLGALAEVKIVDGPAMIRSENARRTGFVFIDIAGRDLGGYVKEARALVADQVTLPPGYSITWSGQYEYIERMQERLTLVAPATLLIITLMLFLAFNRIIEVGIILAALPVALAGGVWFLWYLSFDISVAVLVGFIALAGVAVETAIVMLLYLNLAWDKRKERAILESRLMTATDVEEVVFEGALLRVRPKIMTVATIFAGLIPIMYGTGTGSEIMQRIAAPMVGGMATATLLTLFVIPSIFVIWKRLALKRVNRELQRPAPTDAIATLAE
- a CDS encoding efflux RND transporter periplasmic adaptor subunit; this encodes MRGRYSALAVLALAAGAAGGIYLERVHLNPAGTTDAAGPDILYWVAPMDPNFRQPGPGKSPMGMDLIPVYSGQEEAGDPAEVTLSAGEINAIGVRTAIAKTSEISRRIETVGFVGYDEHLTSHVHTRVEGWIEALNVRAVGDPVEKGDILFEMFSPVIGSSSSDLVRAIEAGDKRIIDAARNALRSQGMSDEQITRIEASGTSVRNLEVLAPQDGVVISLDAADGMFLQPGTRAVSLTDLSAVWLIVDVFERDIARLTEDMRAVATFDHLSGRTFEGEIDYVYPELDSETRTLPVRLQFNNSEGLLRPNMFGTVSLIPNETRMALTIPTEAIIRTGSAERVILKTGEGTYKPRLVTTGLRDEFGEGGRTEVVQGLAPGEEVVASAQFLIDSESALSAGLKRMAPTDDAPADGTGELIALDQEARIATIRHGAHDALDWPAMSSRFAVRADVALDGLQIGQNVAFRAARGADGLLGLIALGSDDGVAATGNGRVVALTADGKLTLAHDPIPELGWPAMQMDMPVAGFDPASVPLDAPVEFDLSEGQDGVFTVVAVRGEGTDSGDDMAHDTPMTDSAAKAAPDAGTTPPITVPGTIDAIDPAARTATITHGPITETGMPGMTMDFAIDLSVDASTLPEGREVTLKFRQNPDFSMTLVGSGPETETTQ